From a single Phormidium ambiguum IAM M-71 genomic region:
- the hypA gene encoding hydrogenase maturation nickel metallochaperone HypA — protein sequence MHEVSLMENALAIAIQQAKRQKAQQINWIKMRVGALSGVFPDALEFAFDVCTQGTIAQNAKLEIEYVPVTCYCSNCQAIFQPDDIIYECPQCHQLSQEICQGKELELTSLEVS from the coding sequence ATGCACGAAGTTAGCTTAATGGAAAATGCTTTAGCGATCGCAATACAACAAGCGAAACGCCAAAAAGCTCAACAAATAAACTGGATAAAAATGCGTGTTGGTGCTTTATCTGGGGTATTCCCTGATGCTTTGGAGTTCGCTTTTGATGTTTGTACCCAAGGGACGATCGCGCAAAACGCTAAACTAGAAATAGAGTATGTACCTGTAACTTGTTATTGCTCAAATTGTCAGGCAATTTTTCAACCCGATGACATTATTTATGAATGTCCGCAATGTCATCAATTAAGTCAAGAAATTTGTCAAGGAAAAGAGTTAGAACTGACATCTTTGGAGGTATCTTAA
- a CDS encoding Ni/Fe hydrogenase subunit alpha — MSKTVVIDPVTRIEGHAKISIYLDDAGEVDDARFHVVEFRGFEKFCEGRPMGEMAGITARICGICPVSHLLASAKTGDKILAVKIPPAADKLRRMMNLAQITQSHALSFFHLSSPDFLLGWDSDPATRNVFGLIAADADLARKGIRLRQFGQQIIEWLGAKKIHAAWAVPGGVRSPLSEEGRTWIRDRLPESRNTIETALNLFKGLLDNLTTEVQQFGNFPSLYMGLVGKNGEWEHYDGHLRFADSEGNIVADGLSEDNYKDFIGEAVETWSYLKFPYYKPLGYPDGIYRVGPLARLNVCNYIGTPAADKELQEFRDRAGGKAANSSFFYHYARLVEILTAIEKIEQLVEDPDIVSKRVRADAGINNLEAIGVSEAPRGTLFHHYQVDENGLIQKVNLIIATGQNNLAMNKTVAQIAKHYIHGNEIPEGMLNRVEAGIRAFDPCLSCSTHAVGQMPLHIELIAADGTVVNEVYRN, encoded by the coding sequence ATGTCCAAAACAGTAGTTATTGATCCAGTTACACGCATAGAAGGTCACGCTAAAATTTCGATTTATTTAGATGATGCTGGTGAAGTCGATGATGCCCGATTTCATGTTGTAGAATTTCGTGGTTTTGAAAAGTTCTGCGAAGGCCGCCCAATGGGTGAAATGGCGGGAATTACCGCGAGAATTTGCGGAATTTGTCCAGTAAGTCACTTGTTAGCTTCGGCAAAAACTGGCGACAAAATTTTAGCAGTGAAAATTCCACCAGCAGCAGATAAATTACGCCGAATGATGAATTTGGCACAAATTACTCAGTCTCATGCTTTGAGTTTTTTCCATCTTAGTAGCCCAGATTTCTTGTTAGGTTGGGATAGCGATCCAGCAACTAGAAATGTGTTTGGTTTAATTGCCGCCGATGCAGATTTAGCGAGAAAAGGTATTCGGTTGCGTCAGTTTGGGCAACAAATTATTGAATGGTTAGGGGCGAAAAAAATTCACGCTGCTTGGGCGGTTCCAGGTGGTGTACGATCGCCACTTTCCGAAGAAGGACGGACGTGGATACGTGATCGCTTACCTGAATCTCGTAACACCATAGAAACTGCTTTAAATCTGTTTAAAGGTTTATTAGATAATCTCACCACCGAAGTTCAACAGTTTGGTAATTTCCCATCTTTATATATGGGTTTAGTTGGCAAAAATGGCGAATGGGAACATTACGACGGACACCTACGTTTTGCTGATAGCGAAGGCAATATTGTCGCCGATGGACTGAGTGAAGATAATTACAAAGACTTCATTGGCGAAGCAGTGGAAACTTGGTCTTACCTGAAATTTCCCTATTACAAACCTTTAGGTTATCCTGATGGAATTTATCGGGTTGGGCCATTAGCCAGATTGAATGTTTGTAATTACATTGGTACGCCAGCAGCAGATAAAGAATTGCAAGAATTCCGCGATCGCGCAGGTGGAAAAGCGGCAAATTCTTCTTTCTTCTATCACTATGCAAGATTGGTAGAGATATTGACTGCGATCGAGAAAATTGAACAATTAGTAGAAGATCCCGACATAGTTTCCAAACGAGTTCGCGCCGATGCAGGTATAAATAATTTAGAAGCAATTGGGGTTAGCGAAGCACCAAGAGGCACTTTATTCCACCATTATCAAGTTGATGAAAACGGTTTAATTCAAAAAGTTAACCTAATCATTGCTACCGGACAAAATAACTTAGCAATGAACAAAACTGTTGCCCAAATTGCTAAACATTACATTCACGGCAACGAAATTCCTGAAGGAATGTTAAACCGCGTCGAAGCAGGAATTCGTGCTTTCGATCCTTGCTTAAGTTGTTCCACTCACGCAGTCGGACAAATGCCATTGCATATCGAATTAATTGCCGCAGATGGCACTGTTGTTAACGAAGTTTATCGTAATTAA
- a CDS encoding HypC/HybG/HupF family hydrogenase formation chaperone codes for MCLAVPGKIISIKGDEPLTKTGRVSFGGVIKEVSLAYVPEAQIDDYVIVHVGFALSIVDREAAEQTLIDLATISSK; via the coding sequence ATGTGCTTAGCAGTTCCCGGAAAAATTATTAGTATTAAAGGCGACGAACCCTTAACAAAAACTGGCAGAGTCAGCTTTGGCGGTGTAATCAAAGAAGTTAGTCTCGCTTACGTTCCTGAAGCCCAAATAGACGATTATGTAATTGTTCACGTAGGTTTTGCTCTGAGTATTGTCGATCGAGAAGCCGCCGAACAAACACTTATAGATTTAGCAACGATTAGTAGCAAATGA
- a CDS encoding oxidoreductase, with product MDKIRFATVWLAGCSGCHMSFLDLDEWLIDLAEKVDVVYSPVGSDIKEYPENVDVCFVEGAIANEENLELILKVRQRTKFLVSFGDCAVTANVPAMRNMLKGADPVLRRCYLELGDTTPQLPNFPGIVPELLDKVRPVHEVIQVDMFLPGCPPSAPRIQAALEPLLRGEKPVMEGREMLKFG from the coding sequence ATGGACAAGATAAGATTCGCTACAGTTTGGTTGGCTGGTTGTTCTGGTTGCCATATGTCTTTTCTCGACTTAGATGAATGGTTAATTGATTTAGCTGAAAAAGTCGATGTGGTTTACAGTCCTGTGGGTTCTGATATTAAGGAATATCCCGAAAATGTCGATGTTTGTTTTGTGGAAGGTGCGATCGCAAACGAGGAAAATTTAGAGTTAATTCTCAAAGTGAGACAGAGAACTAAATTCTTAGTTTCTTTCGGTGATTGTGCTGTTACGGCTAACGTTCCAGCCATGCGAAATATGCTGAAAGGGGCCGATCCAGTTTTAAGACGCTGTTATTTGGAATTGGGCGATACCACTCCACAATTACCAAATTTCCCCGGCATAGTTCCCGAATTACTTGATAAGGTACGCCCGGTACATGAAGTAATTCAAGTTGATATGTTCTTGCCGGGTTGTCCACCTTCTGCACCAAGAATTCAAGCAGCATTAGAGCCACTTTTAAGAGGAGAAAAACCTGTAATGGAAGGGCGAGAAATGCTCAAGTTTGGTTAA
- the hoxU gene encoding bidirectional hydrogenase complex protein HoxU has translation MSVKTLKIDGQEIAVEEGVTLLQAAKEAGVRIPTLCHLDGVSDIGACRLCLVEIAGINRLLPACVTEVSEGMDVQTNTPKLKEYRKMIIEMLFAEGNHVCAVCVANGNCELQDLAIEMGMDHSRFPYRFPERDVDVSHEKFGIDHNRCVLCTRCVRVCDEIEGAHVWDVGFRGAAAKVITGLNQPWGTVDACTSCGKCVEACPTGAIFRKGATAAEMDRDRTKLDFIVTARELKQWTR, from the coding sequence ATGTCTGTTAAGACTTTGAAGATTGATGGTCAGGAAATTGCTGTTGAAGAGGGTGTGACGCTGTTACAAGCGGCGAAGGAAGCTGGGGTGAGAATTCCAACTTTGTGCCATTTGGATGGGGTTTCGGATATTGGTGCTTGTCGGTTATGTTTGGTGGAAATTGCGGGAATTAATCGGCTTTTGCCTGCTTGTGTGACGGAAGTTTCGGAAGGAATGGATGTGCAAACAAACACTCCGAAGCTGAAGGAATATCGCAAAATGATTATCGAAATGTTGTTTGCTGAAGGTAATCATGTTTGTGCGGTTTGTGTGGCGAATGGGAATTGTGAATTGCAAGATTTGGCAATAGAAATGGGGATGGATCATTCTCGTTTTCCTTATCGTTTCCCGGAACGCGATGTGGATGTTTCTCATGAGAAGTTTGGCATCGATCATAACCGCTGCGTGTTATGTACTAGATGTGTGAGAGTTTGCGATGAAATTGAAGGTGCTCACGTTTGGGATGTGGGTTTTCGTGGCGCTGCGGCTAAGGTGATTACTGGTTTAAATCAACCTTGGGGCACGGTGGATGCTTGTACTAGTTGCGGTAAATGTGTGGAAGCTTGTCCGACGGGGGCAATTTTCCGCAAAGGCGCAACTGCGGCAGAAATGGATCGCGATCGCACTAAGTTAGATTTCATCGTTACCGCACGGGAGTTGAAACAATGGACAAGATAA
- the nuoF gene encoding NADH-quinone oxidoreductase subunit NuoF, producing the protein MDITELQEIAEKERANQKEIRVHCCTSTGCRAANSMAVKKNLEVAVKEHGMSDRVQVVGVGCMGFCGNGPLVEIESQEKLYEQVTPDDSESIISALNGGVATAQEGDLKHPFFARQVRIVRETSGKIDPEKIEEYIAAGGYQSLYKVIHDFTPQEVVEEISKSGLRGRGGAGYPTGLKWATVAKMPPGQKYVVCNGDEGDPGAFMDRSVLESDPHRVLEGMAIAAYAVGASEGYIYVRAEYPLAIERLETAIKQAKKLGILGSQIFESNFDFKVNIRIGAGAFVCGEETALIASIEGGRGNPRPRPPYPAQQGLWECPTLINNVESFANIAAIIREGAEWYASIGTEKSKGTKIFALTGKVKNNGLIEVPMGITLREIVEEMGGGIPGGEVKAVQTGGPSGGCIPASLLDTSVDYESLAKVGSMMGSGGMVVMDRDTSMVEVAQFYMEFCRGETCGKCIPCRAGTVQMYQALTKILKGEATEVDLVKLEELCDMVKYTSLCGLGQSAPNPVLSTLRYFREEYLALLKPGVLNGKVAVHG; encoded by the coding sequence ATGGACATCACAGAATTGCAAGAAATTGCAGAAAAAGAGCGTGCTAACCAAAAAGAAATTCGCGTTCATTGCTGCACTTCTACAGGTTGTCGGGCTGCTAATTCAATGGCAGTAAAAAAGAATTTAGAAGTAGCGGTTAAAGAACATGGAATGAGCGATCGCGTTCAAGTTGTCGGCGTTGGTTGCATGGGCTTTTGTGGCAATGGGCCATTAGTAGAAATTGAATCCCAAGAAAAACTTTACGAACAAGTTACACCTGACGATTCGGAAAGTATTATTAGTGCTTTAAATGGTGGTGTAGCTACTGCACAAGAAGGCGATCTAAAACATCCATTTTTTGCGCGTCAAGTGCGAATTGTTCGGGAGACTAGCGGCAAAATTGACCCAGAAAAAATTGAAGAATATATCGCTGCTGGTGGTTATCAATCTCTCTACAAAGTAATTCATGATTTCACACCCCAAGAAGTAGTAGAGGAAATATCAAAAAGCGGTTTGCGGGGTCGTGGTGGTGCAGGTTATCCTACAGGTTTGAAATGGGCGACTGTGGCGAAAATGCCACCCGGACAAAAGTATGTAGTTTGCAATGGTGATGAAGGCGATCCCGGTGCGTTCATGGATCGATCGGTCTTAGAAAGCGACCCCCACAGAGTTTTGGAAGGAATGGCGATCGCAGCTTATGCCGTTGGCGCAAGCGAAGGTTACATTTACGTTCGCGCCGAATATCCTTTAGCCATTGAACGATTAGAAACCGCCATCAAACAAGCCAAAAAACTCGGCATTTTAGGCAGTCAAATCTTTGAATCAAACTTCGACTTTAAAGTTAACATTCGCATCGGTGCAGGTGCATTTGTTTGCGGCGAAGAAACAGCTTTAATTGCATCCATTGAAGGCGGCAGAGGAAATCCCCGCCCCCGTCCTCCTTATCCTGCACAACAGGGACTTTGGGAATGTCCCACCTTAATTAATAACGTCGAAAGCTTCGCTAATATTGCCGCAATTATCCGCGAAGGTGCAGAATGGTACGCAAGTATTGGCACCGAAAAAAGCAAAGGCACTAAGATTTTTGCTCTCACTGGAAAAGTGAAAAATAACGGTTTAATTGAAGTGCCAATGGGCATTACTTTGCGCGAAATTGTGGAAGAAATGGGCGGCGGAATTCCAGGTGGTGAAGTAAAAGCTGTACAAACAGGTGGCCCTTCTGGTGGTTGTATTCCTGCTTCCTTATTGGATACTTCTGTTGATTATGAATCACTCGCAAAAGTCGGATCGATGATGGGTTCTGGCGGTATGGTGGTGATGGATCGAGACACAAGTATGGTGGAAGTTGCCCAATTTTATATGGAATTTTGTCGGGGCGAAACTTGTGGAAAATGTATCCCTTGTCGCGCTGGTACGGTGCAAATGTATCAGGCTTTAACTAAGATTTTGAAGGGCGAAGCGACAGAGGTTGATTTGGTGAAGTTGGAAGAACTTTGCGACATGGTTAAGTATACCAGTTTGTGCGGTTTAGGTCAGTCGGCACCAAATCCGGTTTTAAGTACTTTGCGCTATTTCCGTGAGGAATATTTGGCTTTATTAAAGCCGGGAGTTCTTAATGGAAAGGTGGCTGTTCATGGTTAG
- a CDS encoding hydrogenase maturation protease, with protein MNSNISPILQTQNKSFIVIGYGNDLRSDDGIGPRVAAEVEAWRMPNVKSLAVHQLTPEIADTIKDVYGVIFVDACQLPDVQEVQVLTIEPEETGKSMTHNVDPRSLLALSQTLYNSHPHAWCINVPAINFEMGETLSPIAETGVSQALEKINFILRQQTDLHEI; from the coding sequence ATGAATTCTAATATTTCTCCAATATTACAAACTCAAAATAAATCTTTCATTGTTATTGGATATGGCAACGATCTACGCAGTGATGATGGCATTGGCCCTCGCGTTGCTGCGGAAGTAGAAGCTTGGAGGATGCCAAATGTTAAATCTTTAGCTGTACATCAATTAACACCGGAAATAGCAGACACAATTAAAGATGTGTATGGTGTAATTTTTGTCGATGCTTGTCAATTACCCGATGTTCAGGAGGTGCAAGTATTAACAATAGAACCAGAAGAAACAGGGAAAAGTATGACGCATAATGTCGATCCGCGATCGCTTCTTGCTCTTTCCCAAACTCTTTACAATTCTCATCCTCATGCTTGGTGTATTAACGTACCAGCAATTAATTTTGAAATGGGAGAAACTCTTTCGCCTATTGCAGAAACAGGAGTTTCCCAAGCTTTAGAAAAAATTAACTTTATCCTCCGTCAGCAAACCGATCTTCACGAAATTTAA
- the hypB gene encoding hydrogenase nickel incorporation protein HypB: MCTDCGCAVVNPEQVHIHAHDRTHPHEHSHDRHHHHEHEEAGEQRTIEIHQGILSKNDRFAERNRGYFLAKNLLVLNVLSSPGSGKTALLQRTISDIGKRIPTAVVVGDLETDNDAQRLRETGAQVIQITTGSICHLEADMVAKAIAKINLESIKLLIIENVGNLVCPAAYDLGESLRVVLLSVTEGEDKPLKYPTMFKTADIVIVNKIDIAEVVGFNRELAIANIKRVAPQATILEVSARTGWQMETFYSCLETHITNQFSPNVFSH, from the coding sequence ATGTGTACAGATTGCGGTTGTGCCGTTGTAAATCCCGAACAAGTACATATTCACGCTCACGATCGTACTCATCCTCATGAGCATTCCCACGATCGTCATCATCACCACGAACATGAGGAAGCCGGGGAGCAAAGGACTATTGAAATTCATCAAGGGATTTTATCTAAAAACGATCGATTTGCGGAAAGAAATCGGGGTTATTTTTTAGCCAAAAATCTATTAGTTTTAAATGTGCTTTCTTCTCCGGGATCGGGAAAAACCGCGTTATTACAAAGAACTATTTCTGACATAGGAAAACGCATTCCGACAGCAGTAGTTGTAGGAGATTTAGAAACAGATAATGACGCTCAACGCTTGCGGGAAACAGGCGCACAAGTTATTCAAATTACTACCGGAAGTATCTGCCATCTCGAAGCAGATATGGTCGCAAAGGCGATCGCAAAAATTAACCTAGAAAGCATTAAATTGTTAATTATTGAAAACGTTGGTAATTTAGTTTGCCCAGCGGCTTATGATCTAGGTGAGAGCTTAAGAGTTGTCTTGCTATCAGTAACCGAGGGGGAAGATAAACCGTTAAAATATCCTACCATGTTTAAAACAGCGGATATCGTAATTGTTAACAAAATTGACATTGCTGAAGTGGTAGGATTTAACCGAGAATTAGCGATCGCTAACATTAAACGAGTCGCTCCTCAAGCAACTATCCTCGAAGTTTCTGCCCGTACAGGTTGGCAAATGGAAACTTTTTATAGTTGTCTAGAAACACACATTACTAATCAATTTAGTCCTAATGTTTTCAGTCATTAG
- a CDS encoding PAS domain-containing protein: protein MFNNSEKTLWELLWEYDPNGLIVIDQKMQITLVNPAFCRMFQVDRDEIIGQSATVVLHDLKYFQKAWEKKQVMRVPETEYPELDMYVKEVIFPIPDEDLIACIMVDITHEIHREKEMIKLKSETLAKVNEVVDNQMKVVQQIAGLLGETTAETKVSLFKIVKMLEREISEDG, encoded by the coding sequence GTGTTCAATAACAGTGAAAAAACGCTTTGGGAACTATTGTGGGAATATGACCCAAACGGCTTAATCGTAATCGATCAAAAAATGCAAATTACTCTGGTAAATCCGGCATTTTGTCGAATGTTTCAAGTAGACAGAGATGAAATAATTGGTCAATCAGCAACAGTAGTTCTTCATGATTTAAAATATTTTCAAAAAGCCTGGGAAAAAAAGCAGGTGATGCGAGTACCAGAAACAGAATACCCAGAACTTGATATGTATGTCAAAGAGGTGATTTTTCCGATTCCAGATGAAGACTTGATCGCTTGTATCATGGTGGATATCACTCATGAAATACATCGGGAAAAAGAAATGATTAAACTCAAAAGTGAGACATTAGCTAAAGTAAATGAAGTTGTAGATAATCAAATGAAAGTAGTCCAACAAATTGCCGGATTGCTAGGAGAAACTACGGCAGAAACTAAGGTTAGTTTGTTTAAAATAGTCAAAATGCTTGAACGGGAAATTTCTGAAGATGGATAA
- a CDS encoding thermonuclease family protein has translation MIRKNYKNHLFWQGLITLLLLLLISGIFSQLWATNSLASVTRSATVTSVVDGDTLNVKMAQCRLPINGNPQQCRIRLACIDTPERGQNPFYQQAKDRLRELLPRGTNITVKDTDTTAGNRIVAEVFRGRNSVNIQMVKEGKAVVYCRHLNDCPDLSNSLLSAETAARKAGLGVWNPQRPWTQIRESHPCRI, from the coding sequence ATGATTAGGAAAAATTACAAAAATCACCTTTTTTGGCAAGGGCTAATTACTCTACTGTTACTTTTACTCATCAGTGGCATCTTCAGCCAATTATGGGCTACTAATTCTTTAGCTTCTGTTACCCGATCGGCAACAGTTACTAGTGTTGTAGATGGCGATACCCTGAATGTAAAAATGGCGCAATGCCGATTACCAATTAACGGAAATCCTCAACAATGTAGAATTAGACTTGCCTGTATTGATACGCCAGAAAGGGGGCAAAATCCCTTTTATCAACAAGCTAAAGACCGACTCAGAGAATTACTGCCTCGCGGAACAAATATTACCGTGAAAGATACAGATACAACAGCGGGGAATCGCATAGTTGCAGAAGTATTTAGGGGCAGAAATTCTGTAAATATTCAAATGGTAAAAGAAGGTAAGGCTGTTGTTTATTGCCGACATTTAAATGATTGCCCCGATCTAAGCAATAGTTTATTGAGTGCAGAAACAGCAGCAAGAAAAGCAGGTTTAGGAGTGTGGAATCCCCAAAGACCTTGGACACAAATTAGAGAAAGTCATCCCTGTCGGATTTAA
- a CDS encoding (2Fe-2S) ferredoxin domain-containing protein — translation MKKENLYLCMGSACHQLGVYEVLPKLQSMITKYHLEDKVELKGSFCLETCSDGIVMKFREKVFIKISPENIEQKFTQEILPNIV, via the coding sequence ATGAAAAAAGAAAATTTATACCTTTGTATGGGTTCTGCTTGTCATCAATTAGGAGTTTATGAAGTCTTACCCAAACTCCAAAGTATGATTACTAAATATCACTTAGAAGACAAAGTAGAATTAAAAGGTTCATTTTGCTTAGAAACTTGTAGTGATGGCATCGTCATGAAATTCCGCGAAAAAGTATTTATCAAAATCAGTCCAGAAAATATAGAACAAAAATTCACCCAAGAAATTTTGCCAAATATTGTTTAA
- a CDS encoding CP12 domain-containing protein, giving the protein MLKASDIMTKEVVTIRGAATAAEAVKLMREKGLHTLVVDRRHEQDAYGIVTDSDIVYKVTAFGLDPKKVRIYEIMTKPCVVVNPDLGVEYVARLFANTNIRIAPVIQNELLGVISVTDILSKGDFVERPKQTFLEQEIEKAVVNARAICAEKGPNSRECAVAWDIVEELEAEAAHQRASKLEKTSFDKYCEEFPDALEARIYDL; this is encoded by the coding sequence ATGTTAAAAGCATCAGATATTATGACCAAAGAAGTTGTTACCATTCGTGGAGCAGCAACAGCAGCAGAAGCAGTAAAATTGATGCGAGAAAAAGGTTTACACACTTTGGTTGTCGATCGTCGTCATGAGCAAGATGCTTACGGCATAGTAACCGATAGCGACATTGTTTACAAAGTAACAGCTTTTGGCCTAGACCCGAAAAAAGTTCGTATTTATGAAATTATGACCAAACCTTGCGTCGTGGTCAATCCTGACTTAGGTGTAGAATATGTAGCGCGATTATTTGCTAATACCAACATTCGCATCGCACCAGTAATTCAAAATGAATTGTTAGGCGTAATTTCTGTTACCGATATTCTTAGTAAAGGTGACTTTGTAGAACGTCCTAAACAAACTTTCCTCGAACAAGAAATTGAAAAAGCAGTTGTTAACGCCCGGGCTATTTGTGCAGAAAAAGGCCCAAATTCTAGAGAATGCGCTGTGGCGTGGGATATAGTTGAAGAACTAGAAGCAGAAGCAGCCCACCAACGAGCCAGCAAACTAGAAAAAACTTCGTTTGATAAGTATTGCGAAGAGTTTCCAGATGCTCTAGAAGCTCGGATCTACGATCTCTAA
- the hypF gene encoding carbamoyltransferase HypF, producing MTNNKYRLRITIRGAVQGVGFRPFIYRLATELQLLGWVNNSAQGVFIEVESSREKLESFLLRIEGEKPARSHIQSLESSWLDLVNYSNFEIRPSVSGEKTAVILPDIATCPDCLSDIFDSENRRYLYPFTNCTNCGPRYSIIQGLPYDRINTTMQNFVMCEQCKSEYENPLDRRFHAQPNACPKCGPKLELWDKEGNILANNHNALLAAANAIKEGKVVAVKGLGGFHLMVDAANSAMVQELRRRKKRSGKPFAMMYPSVDLVKEDCEVSELEERFLCSAESPIVLLKRGCFLNRRDAEGAERNKREFSVIAPGNPYVGVMLPYTPLHHLLMGELGFPVVATSGNVSNEPICIDEKDALVKLGDIADLFLVHNRPIVRSIDDSIVRVILGREMVMRRARGYAPLPIPSPQSPVPSPLLAVGAHLKNSIAISLNNQVFLSQHIGDLETVAAFDSFKNTIESLANIYDFKPQIIACDAHPDYLSTQYAKQLDLPVIPVQHHYAHVLACMAENELESPVLGVAWDGTGYGLDGTIWGGEFLYITQDSFQRIAHFRTFKLPGGDKAVKEPRRVAIGLLYEIFGDRLFTMSELAPVQAFSAKELPILQTMLNKNLHSPLTSSAGRLFDAIASLINLRQIDSFEGQAAMELEFALDAIATEESYQLTIQNDRLDWQSMVLEIINDINQKVPIPIISAKFHNALATAIVTVAKQNGIAQIVLTGGCFQNKYLTEKTVQYLQENSFSPYWHQRIPTNDGGIALGQIMAGLRRI from the coding sequence ATGACTAATAACAAATACCGTCTGCGTATTACTATACGCGGAGCAGTTCAGGGCGTAGGTTTTCGCCCATTTATATATCGACTCGCTACAGAATTACAGTTATTAGGATGGGTGAATAATTCCGCGCAAGGGGTATTTATTGAAGTAGAAAGTTCGCGGGAAAAACTGGAAAGTTTTTTGTTGCGAATTGAAGGAGAAAAACCTGCGCGATCGCACATCCAGAGTCTAGAATCTTCTTGGTTAGACTTAGTTAATTATTCAAACTTTGAAATTCGTCCTAGCGTTAGTGGCGAAAAAACGGCTGTAATATTACCAGATATTGCTACTTGTCCAGATTGTTTAAGCGACATTTTTGACTCGGAAAATCGCCGCTATCTTTATCCTTTTACTAATTGTACTAATTGTGGGCCGAGATATAGCATAATTCAGGGTTTGCCTTACGATCGCATCAACACCACAATGCAAAATTTTGTGATGTGCGAACAGTGTAAATCTGAGTATGAAAATCCTTTGGATCGCAGATTTCATGCACAACCAAATGCTTGTCCAAAATGTGGCCCAAAATTAGAATTGTGGGATAAAGAAGGTAATATTTTAGCTAATAATCATAATGCTTTATTGGCAGCAGCTAATGCGATTAAAGAGGGTAAAGTTGTTGCTGTTAAAGGTTTAGGCGGTTTTCATTTAATGGTTGATGCCGCTAATTCGGCTATGGTGCAGGAGTTGCGGCGGCGGAAGAAAAGGTCGGGAAAGCCTTTTGCAATGATGTATCCTTCGGTTGATTTGGTGAAGGAAGATTGCGAGGTTTCGGAGTTGGAGGAGAGGTTTTTATGTTCGGCTGAATCTCCGATTGTGTTGCTGAAAAGAGGTTGTTTTTTGAACCGCAGAGACGCAGAGGGCGCAGAGAGAAATAAGAGGGAGTTTTCTGTTATTGCGCCGGGAAATCCTTATGTTGGGGTGATGCTTCCTTATACTCCTTTGCATCATTTATTAATGGGAGAGTTAGGTTTTCCAGTGGTGGCGACAAGTGGTAATGTTTCTAATGAACCGATTTGTATTGATGAGAAAGATGCTTTAGTTAAGTTGGGGGATATTGCCGATCTTTTTTTAGTACATAATCGTCCGATTGTTCGCTCAATTGATGATTCAATTGTTCGGGTAATTCTAGGAAGAGAAATGGTAATGCGTCGCGCCAGAGGTTACGCACCTTTACCAATCCCCAGTCCCCAGTCCCCAGTCCCCAGTCCCCTGCTTGCAGTCGGCGCACATCTGAAAAATTCGATCGCCATTTCCCTAAACAACCAAGTTTTTCTCAGTCAACATATCGGCGATCTAGAAACAGTTGCGGCTTTTGATTCTTTTAAAAATACTATTGAAAGTTTAGCGAATATTTATGATTTTAAACCGCAAATTATTGCTTGCGATGCTCACCCGGATTATCTTTCCACTCAATATGCGAAACAATTAGATTTACCAGTAATTCCCGTGCAACATCATTATGCTCATGTCCTCGCTTGCATGGCAGAAAATGAATTAGAATCGCCTGTTTTAGGAGTCGCTTGGGATGGCACAGGTTATGGTTTAGATGGCACAATTTGGGGAGGCGAATTTCTCTACATTACTCAAGATTCTTTTCAGAGAATTGCTCATTTTCGGACTTTCAAATTACCCGGCGGAGACAAAGCTGTTAAAGAACCTCGAAGAGTAGCGATCGGACTTTTATATGAAATTTTTGGCGATCGACTTTTTACAATGTCAGAGTTAGCACCCGTACAGGCGTTTTCCGCCAAAGAATTGCCCATTCTACAAACAATGCTCAATAAAAATTTGCACAGTCCCCTCACTTCCAGCGCCGGGAGATTATTTGATGCGATCGCTTCCTTAATCAATCTCCGCCAAATAGATTCCTTCGAGGGACAAGCCGCAATGGAATTAGAATTTGCCTTGGATGCGATCGCTACAGAAGAAAGTTACCAGCTAACAATCCAAAACGATCGACTTGATTGGCAGTCAATGGTATTAGAAATTATTAATGATATCAATCAAAAAGTTCCTATTCCCATAATTTCAGCAAAATTTCATAATGCTTTGGCAACAGCAATTGTTACTGTAGCGAAACAAAATGGTATAGCACAAATTGTTCTTACTGGTGGTTGTTTTCAAAACAAATATTTAACAGAAAAAACTGTGCAATACTTACAAGAAAATAGCTTTTCCCCATACTGGCATCAACGTATTCCCACCAACGATGGCGGCATTGCCTTGGGCCAGATTATGGCAGGATTAAGAAGAATTTAA